Proteins found in one uncultured Desulfuromonas sp. genomic segment:
- the yjgA gene encoding ribosome biogenesis factor YjgA: protein MVDEGMEPSRSAKKRAAKEVEQMAWELAELPDAEVALLPLNDLLSKALNDVRQTRGHGSRKRQLKFFSGLLRREPEQCDELRAFLAGEHQQQLDQNRRTHQLEQLRERLCDVTQRAAAMDEVQELLPLLDVAELKKWLNGYRGPQDKRAYRQVFRLLRAASDAAVQES from the coding sequence ATGGTGGATGAGGGGATGGAGCCAAGCCGGTCAGCCAAGAAGAGGGCGGCCAAGGAAGTTGAACAGATGGCCTGGGAGCTGGCTGAACTGCCGGATGCCGAAGTGGCTCTGTTGCCGTTAAATGATCTTCTGTCCAAGGCCCTGAATGACGTTCGTCAGACCCGTGGACATGGATCGCGCAAGCGCCAACTTAAGTTTTTTTCCGGGCTATTGCGCCGCGAACCGGAGCAGTGTGACGAGTTGCGCGCCTTTCTGGCCGGTGAACATCAGCAGCAACTGGATCAGAATCGACGCACTCACCAGCTGGAACAGTTGCGTGAGCGGTTGTGTGATGTGACCCAACGCGCTGCAGCCATGGATGAGGTGCAGGAATTATTGCCTCTTTTGGATGTGGCCGAATTGAAAAAATGGCTCAATGGATATCGCGGCCCACAGGATAAACGCGCTTATCGCCAGGTGTTTCGTCTGTTGCGTGCTGCCAGCGACGCGGCGGTACAAGAGTCTTGA
- the trxA gene encoding thioredoxin TrxA, giving the protein MANDNVLQFTDDNFDAEVLKADQPVLVDFWATWCAPCKAIAPVIDELANQFSGQVKIGKVNVDENPNTPGQYGVRGIPTLVLFKNGEVVDQLVGAIPKNQLEEFINKAL; this is encoded by the coding sequence ATGGCTAACGATAACGTTTTACAGTTTACCGATGATAATTTTGATGCGGAAGTTCTCAAAGCTGACCAGCCCGTGCTGGTCGACTTCTGGGCCACCTGGTGCGCCCCTTGTAAAGCGATCGCTCCGGTTATTGACGAGCTGGCCAATCAGTTCAGTGGTCAAGTCAAAATCGGCAAGGTAAATGTGGATGAAAACCCCAACACTCCCGGCCAGTACGGCGTGCGCGGCATTCCGACTCTGGTGCTGTTTAAGAACGGTGAAGTGGTGGACCAACTGGTTGGCGCGATTCCCAAGAATCAGCTTGAGGAGTTCATCAACAAAGCGCTGTAA
- the ccsB gene encoding c-type cytochrome biogenesis protein CcsB codes for MSLNILLFKLTLVGYAVATALYLFSAVANKKGIDRWGHFALMGAFALHTVTLIARYVEIGYTPVTNLHESLSFFAWALAGTFLVVDWKLRMVVLAATTCTIVLLMMLLGSLVPMHGQGLNPALDSFWLPIHVALAFLGNAVFTVAFVAGIFYLLQERMLKSKKFSALYYRLPSLETLDMINYRCLTFGFPLMTMGIISGAVWADVAWGTYWSWDPKESWALITWFLYAALLHGRLTTGWRGRRAAICAIIGFAFLLFTFLGVNLLLPGLHSYSSMNG; via the coding sequence ATGAGCTTGAATATTTTGTTGTTTAAGCTGACGTTGGTGGGTTATGCCGTGGCAACGGCCCTGTATCTATTCAGTGCCGTCGCCAACAAAAAAGGGATAGACCGTTGGGGCCACTTTGCCTTGATGGGGGCGTTTGCCCTGCATACTGTCACCCTGATTGCCCGTTATGTTGAGATCGGCTATACCCCGGTGACCAACCTTCACGAGTCGTTGTCGTTTTTTGCCTGGGCTCTGGCCGGAACGTTTCTGGTGGTTGACTGGAAGCTGCGCATGGTGGTCCTGGCCGCGACCACCTGCACCATTGTTCTGCTGATGATGTTGTTGGGCAGTCTGGTTCCTATGCATGGCCAGGGGCTTAATCCTGCCCTTGACAGTTTCTGGTTGCCGATTCATGTCGCCCTGGCGTTTCTCGGTAATGCGGTGTTCACCGTGGCGTTTGTTGCGGGGATCTTCTACCTGCTGCAGGAGCGGATGCTCAAGAGTAAGAAATTCTCCGCTCTGTACTACCGCCTGCCATCGTTGGAAACCCTGGATATGATCAATTATCGGTGCCTGACCTTCGGATTTCCCTTGATGACCATGGGGATTATCTCCGGTGCGGTGTGGGCGGACGTGGCCTGGGGAACCTACTGGAGTTGGGATCCCAAGGAGTCCTGGGCGCTGATCACTTGGTTTTTATACGCTGCCTTGTTGCACGGTCGTCTGACCACCGGCTGGCGTGGACGACGAGCGGCTATTTGTGCCATCATCGGTTTTGCTTTTCTGTTGTTTACCTTCCTTGGAGTCAACCTGCTTTTGCCCGGATTGCACAGTTACAGCTCCATGAATGGTTGA
- the hemA gene encoding glutamyl-tRNA reductase, whose amino-acid sequence MDIFVVGLSHKTAPVAVREKVAFPPENMQAPLEQILTLAGIAEAVIVSTCNRVELYAVGPDAQVGINQLKRFMATYHQLDEEVLEDHLYSLSGDDAIRHVFKVTASLDSMVIGEPQILGQIKTAYGYAVEFKSLGLILNRFLHKAFSVAKRVRTETNIAGNAVSVSFAAVELARKIFGTIEGKTVMLVGAGEMCELAAKHFMNNGVDRVLVTNRTFARAEKLANEFSGQAILFENFHDHLHQVDILLSSTGATNFIVNSEQVNGALRQRKQRPMFFIDIAVPRDIDPRVNDINNAYLYDVDDLQGVVNANLKERQKEAAAAEEIIEHEIGQFRQWLVGLDVVPTIVALRQKVDEMRQSELEKTFANLKHLSDKDRKAIAAMSQALINKILHPPTRVLKQAQKDNGAQCYVDALQSLFDLDVSAPEGEMKQMDNK is encoded by the coding sequence ATGGATATCTTTGTTGTTGGACTAAGTCATAAAACGGCACCGGTTGCCGTGAGGGAGAAGGTGGCGTTCCCACCGGAAAACATGCAGGCTCCTCTCGAACAGATTCTGACTCTGGCGGGAATTGCCGAGGCGGTGATTGTGTCCACCTGTAACCGGGTAGAACTTTATGCCGTGGGTCCTGACGCCCAGGTTGGCATCAACCAGCTCAAGCGTTTTATGGCCACCTATCATCAACTCGATGAGGAGGTGCTCGAAGACCATCTGTACAGCCTCAGCGGTGACGACGCGATTCGCCACGTGTTTAAGGTGACGGCCAGTCTTGATTCCATGGTGATTGGCGAGCCACAGATTCTCGGCCAGATCAAAACGGCCTATGGCTATGCCGTTGAGTTCAAAAGCCTCGGACTGATCCTCAACCGCTTTTTGCACAAGGCGTTTTCCGTGGCCAAACGGGTGCGCACTGAGACCAATATTGCCGGCAATGCGGTATCGGTGTCGTTTGCTGCTGTGGAGTTGGCCCGCAAGATCTTCGGCACCATTGAAGGTAAAACCGTTATGCTGGTGGGTGCTGGAGAGATGTGTGAGCTGGCGGCCAAACATTTTATGAACAACGGGGTTGACCGGGTTCTGGTGACCAACCGTACCTTTGCCCGTGCTGAAAAGCTCGCCAACGAATTTTCCGGTCAGGCCATTCTGTTTGAGAATTTTCACGATCATCTGCATCAGGTGGATATTCTGCTCTCTTCGACCGGCGCAACCAATTTCATTGTCAACTCGGAGCAGGTGAATGGCGCATTGCGCCAGCGCAAGCAGCGGCCAATGTTTTTCATCGATATTGCCGTGCCGCGTGATATTGATCCGCGGGTCAACGACATTAATAACGCCTACCTTTATGATGTGGACGATTTGCAGGGGGTGGTCAATGCCAACCTTAAGGAGCGCCAGAAAGAGGCGGCCGCTGCTGAGGAGATTATTGAGCACGAAATCGGCCAGTTTCGCCAATGGTTGGTGGGCTTGGATGTGGTGCCGACCATTGTGGCCCTGCGACAAAAAGTGGATGAGATGCGTCAGTCCGAGCTGGAAAAAACCTTTGCTAATCTCAAGCACCTGAGTGACAAAGACCGCAAGGCAATTGCTGCCATGAGTCAAGCCCTCATCAATAAAATCCTCCACCCACCGACCCGGGTGCTCAAGCAAGCACAAAAAGACAACGGTGCCCAGTGCTATGTCGATGCTTTGCAGTCGTTGTTTGATCTGGATGTTTCCGCCCCGGAAGGCGAAATGAAACAGATGGATAATAAATAA
- the dtd gene encoding D-aminoacyl-tRNA deacylase, translating to MRAVLQRVTQADVQVDGDTTGAIDQGILVLLGVARDDRVADVDYLVDKVVNLRIFEDEAGKMNLSLEQAGGKVLAVSQFTLLADCRKGRRPGFSAAAPPDEADALYQSFVARLRERGIVVECGVFQADMKVSLINDGPVTLLLDSRKEF from the coding sequence ATGAGAGCGGTATTGCAACGGGTGACTCAGGCGGATGTGCAGGTAGATGGTGACACCACCGGTGCCATCGATCAGGGCATTCTGGTCTTGCTTGGTGTGGCCCGCGACGACCGTGTGGCGGATGTCGATTATCTGGTTGATAAGGTGGTCAACCTGCGTATTTTTGAAGATGAGGCCGGCAAAATGAACCTGTCGCTGGAACAGGCCGGCGGCAAGGTGTTGGCGGTGTCTCAGTTTACTTTGTTGGCCGATTGTCGCAAAGGACGGCGTCCGGGTTTTTCCGCCGCAGCGCCACCGGATGAGGCCGATGCCCTGTATCAGAGCTTTGTCGCTCGGTTGCGTGAGCGCGGGATCGTTGTCGAGTGTGGGGTGTTTCAGGCCGACATGAAAGTGTCATTGATCAATGACGGACCGGTGACCCTGTTGCTGGACAGTCGTAAGGAGTTTTGA
- the hemB gene encoding porphobilinogen synthase, producing the protein MLFPEYRARRLRRGDVMRRMVRETHLRVDDLIYPMFSAFGNDIKQEIPSMPGIYQQSIEHIVAEAKEVYALGIPAVILFGIPEEKDPMGKDAYCDSGIIQETIRAIKKEVPGLMVITDVCMCEYTDHGHCGVIKDGDVDNDETLKLLAAEALSHVQAGADIVAPSDMMDGRIAAIRTILDENDFSHIPIMSYSVKYASAYYGPFRDAADSTPQFGDRRSYQMDPANRIEAFREAALDVDECADFLMVKPALAYLDILRDIKERFDLPLVAYNVSGEYSMVKAAAEKGWIDHDRVVMETLIGMKRAGADLIITYHAKEAAQLLKG; encoded by the coding sequence ATGCTTTTTCCCGAATACCGTGCCCGCCGTCTGCGCCGTGGTGATGTCATGCGCCGCATGGTGCGTGAAACCCATCTGCGTGTTGATGATCTGATTTACCCCATGTTCAGTGCCTTCGGCAACGACATCAAGCAGGAGATCCCGTCCATGCCGGGTATCTATCAACAGTCCATTGAGCATATCGTTGCCGAAGCCAAAGAGGTTTACGCTCTGGGGATCCCGGCGGTTATTCTGTTCGGTATTCCCGAAGAGAAAGATCCCATGGGCAAAGATGCGTACTGCGACAGCGGCATCATTCAGGAGACCATCCGTGCCATCAAGAAAGAAGTGCCGGGCCTGATGGTGATCACCGATGTCTGCATGTGCGAGTACACCGATCATGGCCACTGCGGTGTGATCAAGGACGGCGATGTCGACAACGATGAAACCCTCAAGCTGCTCGCTGCCGAAGCCTTGTCTCATGTTCAGGCTGGAGCCGATATTGTCGCGCCCAGTGACATGATGGACGGCCGCATTGCCGCTATTCGCACCATTCTTGATGAAAACGATTTCAGTCACATTCCCATCATGAGTTACTCGGTGAAATACGCCAGCGCCTACTACGGTCCGTTCCGTGATGCCGCCGATTCCACGCCGCAGTTTGGCGACCGGCGCAGTTACCAGATGGATCCGGCCAACCGCATTGAAGCGTTTCGCGAAGCAGCCCTCGATGTCGATGAATGTGCCGATTTTCTCATGGTGAAGCCGGCTTTGGCTTATCTTGATATCCTGCGTGATATCAAGGAGCGCTTTGATCTGCCGCTGGTAGCCTACAATGTGTCCGGCGAGTATTCGATGGTCAAAGCGGCTGCGGAAAAAGGCTGGATCGATCATGATCGGGTGGTGATGGAAACCCTGATCGGCATGAAGCGTGCCGGGGCAGACCTGATTATCACCTATCACGCCAAAGAAGCCGCCCAACTGCTCAAGGGGTGA
- a CDS encoding uroporphyrinogen-III synthase — MATLPLTAKRVLVTRAAHQAQSFVRLLEAQGATAVTCPLIEIVPPTSWQPLDEALARLPDYDDLILTSVNAVDMVFGRLEKCALPNTVLDDVRLVCVGPKTAKSLQQYGYQPDLQPEEYRAEAVVTALIAEGVRGRKVLYPRAELARDLIPSSLTQAGAQVDDPIAYRTLPAKGSILQLRSLLYDNAVDVVTFSSSSSVDNFVDLLGDDVAALTRHVVLASIGPLTTATAVKHGLTISVEPAEYTLEGLVQALIDYFNPSGHSG, encoded by the coding sequence ATGGCGACATTGCCATTAACCGCAAAGCGGGTATTGGTTACCCGGGCGGCTCACCAGGCGCAGAGCTTTGTCCGTCTGCTCGAAGCGCAGGGGGCGACAGCCGTCACCTGTCCGCTGATCGAAATCGTGCCCCCGACCAGTTGGCAGCCGTTGGATGAGGCTCTGGCCCGGTTGCCGGACTATGATGATCTCATCCTGACCTCGGTCAATGCCGTGGACATGGTATTCGGCCGCCTGGAAAAATGTGCGCTGCCGAACACGGTTCTCGATGACGTTCGCCTGGTGTGTGTCGGTCCGAAGACGGCTAAGTCATTGCAGCAGTATGGGTATCAGCCGGACCTTCAACCCGAAGAGTATCGTGCTGAAGCGGTCGTGACGGCGCTGATTGCTGAAGGTGTGCGTGGCCGCAAAGTACTCTACCCTCGTGCTGAGCTGGCCCGTGATCTGATTCCATCCAGCCTGACTCAGGCAGGCGCTCAGGTTGATGACCCGATTGCCTATCGGACTTTACCGGCCAAGGGCAGCATCTTGCAACTGCGCAGCCTGCTTTACGATAACGCCGTGGATGTGGTGACGTTCAGTTCCTCCTCCAGCGTCGATAACTTTGTTGACCTGCTTGGAGACGATGTGGCTGCACTGACACGTCATGTGGTACTCGCCTCTATCGGGCCGTTAACCACGGCCACAGCGGTAAAACACGGCCTGACCATTTCCGTTGAACCGGCGGAGTATACTCTCGAAGGTTTGGTCCAGGCGTTGATTGATTATTTTAACCCTTCCGGACATTCCGGATAA